In Pajaroellobacter abortibovis, the following are encoded in one genomic region:
- a CDS encoding PilZ domain-containing protein: MSDFLNVLRNARELVAGGLSALQSDPQLPRPLVELAASLGQAIYTLQQAEGIPDEKSTTPYITIALQYLQKVLASLKQQPSPPAVAATATGAITRAIAILEPLVGITPATPPVSKSSFPLPAPVTPSSPLSSIPPKPIANPQPTLSISGGPSPPVSSISTSASNQSSMNPIQTIEASLGTYSATNFYKGLVGNDIIDHGGLFVSTYLLPKIGSHVQLKVALPGGYEFEAKAIVRWRREASDAGQDAPPGFGAQLIDISPEAKQLVYRYVKNREPLFHDDT, translated from the coding sequence GTGTCCGATTTTCTTAATGTTTTACGAAATGCTCGCGAATTAGTTGCAGGTGGATTGAGCGCGCTTCAGTCGGATCCTCAGCTACCACGTCCCCTTGTAGAACTAGCCGCTTCACTCGGGCAAGCGATTTACACTCTCCAACAAGCAGAAGGGATCCCCGATGAGAAATCGACCACTCCTTACATCACGATAGCATTGCAATATCTCCAAAAAGTTCTTGCTTCTTTAAAGCAACAGCCCTCCCCTCCAGCAGTCGCTGCCACAGCAACAGGTGCAATCACCCGAGCGATTGCTATTCTCGAACCCCTTGTAGGAATCACACCTGCCACTCCTCCCGTTTCAAAGAGTTCCTTCCCACTTCCTGCTCCTGTCACACCCTCTTCTCCACTGTCTTCCATCCCGCCAAAACCGATTGCTAATCCTCAACCAACACTTTCTATTTCAGGAGGCCCATCGCCTCCTGTTAGCTCAATCTCAACTTCTGCTTCCAATCAATCCTCTATGAATCCTATTCAAACCATCGAAGCATCACTCGGCACCTACAGTGCAACCAATTTTTATAAAGGATTAGTGGGCAATGATATTATCGACCATGGAGGACTGTTCGTGTCCACCTACCTCCTGCCTAAAATTGGAAGCCATGTGCAGCTTAAAGTCGCTCTACCTGGCGGATATGAGTTTGAAGCCAAAGCGATCGTCCGATGGAGACGAGAGGCTTCGGATGCAGGGCAAGACGCCCCTCCCGGCTTTGGAGCACAACTTATAGATATCAGCCCTGAAGCAAAGCAACTCGTTTATCGCTACGTGAAAAATCGAGAGCCTTTATTTCACGATGACACCTAG
- a CDS encoding DHH family phosphoesterase yields the protein MNEPSRRLALNAPNSEHRARAFSETLSLVKGGHVLIALRGHPDPDGIACALAQAHIAQRIGVNTTIGYCHDLSHRENRALVKLLGVELRKIKSVREVDKVDFLAIVDAYDVDPDLGDTSGLEILTIVDHHRATSPPKGRFVDLRQDVGATATIFVEYLSELFPLDPDVEEDRRVATALMHGLATDTDDFMLARAADFRAAAQVSEVCDRDLLADLSRRLIAPNAMDVIARALSALAVRRNFAMSGVGFVSDADRDTIAQAADFLVRREDIDTVVVYGVVGDKFIEGSLRTHSPSVDPAVWLEQAFGYDELGRAFGGGRRDKGGFRIPIGFLGRATDRTQLWHIVEAAVRTALVRQLGEEHTAAVGTKNQTT from the coding sequence ATGAATGAACCATCCCGACGTCTTGCCTTAAATGCCCCAAATTCCGAACACCGCGCACGCGCTTTTTCAGAAACACTTTCTCTAGTAAAAGGGGGTCATGTTTTAATCGCCCTTCGAGGGCATCCCGATCCGGATGGAATTGCTTGCGCGCTCGCTCAAGCGCATATTGCGCAGCGCATTGGGGTCAACACCACGATCGGATATTGTCACGATTTAAGTCACCGAGAAAATCGGGCCCTCGTTAAATTGTTAGGAGTTGAATTACGCAAAATTAAAAGCGTCCGCGAAGTGGATAAAGTCGACTTTTTAGCGATTGTCGACGCTTATGATGTTGATCCCGATCTAGGAGACACCAGTGGGCTTGAGATTCTGACCATTGTGGATCACCATCGCGCCACTTCCCCTCCTAAAGGTCGTTTTGTCGATCTGAGACAAGATGTAGGCGCAACTGCAACTATCTTTGTAGAGTACCTCTCTGAACTTTTCCCACTGGATCCCGATGTGGAAGAGGATCGTCGAGTAGCCACTGCCCTGATGCATGGACTCGCAACCGATACAGATGATTTCATGCTTGCCCGAGCCGCTGATTTCCGAGCAGCCGCTCAAGTCTCCGAAGTCTGCGACCGCGACCTGCTTGCCGATCTAAGCCGAAGGCTGATCGCTCCCAACGCTATGGATGTCATCGCGCGAGCCCTTTCTGCTTTAGCCGTGCGGCGCAATTTCGCTATGTCCGGAGTCGGTTTTGTTTCCGACGCCGATCGGGATACAATTGCGCAAGCTGCGGATTTTTTGGTGCGCAGGGAAGACATCGACACAGTTGTTGTGTACGGTGTCGTCGGAGACAAATTTATTGAAGGCTCCCTCCGAACTCATTCCCCCAGTGTCGATCCGGCTGTTTGGCTAGAACAAGCTTTTGGGTATGACGAGTTGGGACGCGCTTTTGGAGGAGGGAGACGAGATAAAGGAGGATTCCGCATCCCAATCGGATTCTTGGGCCGAGCCACCGATCGCACTCAACTCTGGCACATTGTGGAAGCCGCTGTGCGGACTGCACTCGTCCGACAGCTAGGAGAAGAACACACCGCCGCTGTGGGAACGAAAAACCAAACCACGTGA